Proteins encoded by one window of Monoglobus pectinilyticus:
- the pstA gene encoding phosphate ABC transporter permease PstA codes for MNKSKLQSVILRTLVYTAAFITFGVLICLIAYILIKGIPNLSLDLFSFEYNSENVSLFPALINTVVMTALSLVIAVPLGVFSAIYLVEYAKRGNKIVGLIRLTAETLSGIPSIVYGLFGFLLFVTAFSWGYSLLAGAFTLVIMILPVIMRTTEEALKAVPDTFREGSFGLGAGKLRTVFKIVLPSAVPGILAGVVLSVGRIVGETAALIYTAGTVAQIPSGLFGSGRTLAVHMYALWSEGLNTNQSYATAVVLLIIVVILNAASSALAKKISSK; via the coding sequence ATGAATAAATCAAAGCTACAGTCAGTGATTTTAAGAACTCTTGTATATACAGCGGCGTTTATAACATTCGGCGTTCTTATTTGTCTTATTGCTTATATATTGATAAAGGGAATTCCAAACTTGTCGCTAGACCTTTTCAGTTTTGAATATAACTCTGAAAATGTCTCGCTTTTTCCGGCCTTGATAAACACAGTTGTTATGACGGCTCTGTCATTGGTTATAGCGGTGCCTTTGGGAGTGTTTTCTGCTATATATCTTGTTGAGTATGCAAAGAGAGGAAACAAAATAGTTGGTCTTATCAGACTGACTGCGGAGACGCTTTCAGGAATACCGTCCATAGTTTATGGATTGTTCGGATTCCTTTTGTTTGTCACAGCATTTTCATGGGGATATTCCCTGCTTGCGGGAGCGTTTACTTTGGTTATTATGATACTGCCCGTCATAATGAGAACCACTGAGGAAGCTCTTAAAGCTGTTCCGGATACTTTTCGTGAAGGCAGTTTTGGTTTAGGCGCCGGGAAGCTTAGAACAGTGTTTAAAATAGTTCTGCCGTCAGCGGTGCCGGGGATTTTGGCCGGAGTTGTTTTATCTGTCGGCAGAATTGTGGGAGAGACTGCGGCTTTAATTTATACAGCAGGAACAGTAGCTCAGATTCCGAGCGGTTTATTCGGTTCAGGAAGAACCCTCGCTGTACATATGTACGCTCTGTGGAGCGAGGGGCTGAACACTAATCAATCCTACGCTACAGCCGTTGTGCTGCTTATTATAGTAGTGATACTGAACGCGGCTTCATCGGCATTGGCTAAGAAAATTTCCAGCAAATAA
- the pstC gene encoding phosphate ABC transporter permease subunit PstC, whose product MTKFKEKFMHGVFLFCACVSILAVLLICVFLFANGIPAMKEIGLFDFLMGRQWKPNNNIYGILPMILGSIYVTAGAIVIGVPIGILVAVFMTRFCPKWLYKILKPAVDLLAGIPSVVYGFFGLMVIVPLIRDLFGGSGTSMLAASIVLGIMILPTIISVSESAIRAVPESYYEGSLALGASHERSVFRVVLPAAASGVMAGVILGVGRAIGETMAVIMVAGNQAALPRGLFSGVRTMTANIVLEMGYAADLHREALIATAVVLFVFILIINVSFSVLKRRSENK is encoded by the coding sequence ATGACGAAATTTAAAGAAAAATTTATGCACGGTGTGTTTTTATTCTGTGCGTGCGTATCAATATTGGCGGTTCTTCTGATTTGCGTTTTTTTATTTGCGAACGGCATACCGGCTATGAAAGAAATCGGTCTGTTTGACTTTCTGATGGGAAGACAGTGGAAGCCGAATAATAATATATACGGAATACTGCCGATGATATTGGGAAGTATATATGTTACTGCCGGAGCTATTGTAATAGGCGTTCCAATAGGCATTCTTGTGGCCGTTTTCATGACGAGGTTTTGTCCGAAATGGCTGTATAAAATACTTAAACCGGCTGTTGATTTGCTTGCGGGAATCCCATCGGTTGTGTACGGATTTTTTGGGCTTATGGTAATAGTTCCGCTGATTCGTGATTTGTTCGGCGGGAGCGGAACGAGTATGTTAGCCGCGTCAATTGTGTTGGGAATAATGATACTGCCGACTATAATATCCGTCAGCGAGTCTGCAATAAGAGCGGTGCCTGAAAGTTATTATGAAGGTTCGCTGGCGCTTGGGGCAAGTCACGAGAGAAGCGTATTCAGGGTAGTTCTGCCGGCTGCTGCTTCGGGAGTTATGGCCGGCGTGATACTTGGCGTCGGGCGCGCTATCGGAGAGACTATGGCGGTTATTATGGTTGCGGGAAACCAAGCGGCTTTGCCGAGAGGATTGTTCAGCGGCGTAAGAACCATGACTGCAAACATTGTTTTAGAAATGGGATATGCTGCAGATTTGCACAGAGAGGCCCTTATAGCTACCGCGGTGGTGCTGTTTGTGTTTATCCTAATTATAAACGTCTCTTTTTCAGTTTTGAAAAGGAGGTCGGAAAATAAATGA
- a CDS encoding substrate-binding domain-containing protein — MKIKRGFILAAAVSVLVLGCMALTSCGSDTAGKGGNITVISREDGSGTRGAFIELFGIEEITNGEKMDMTVDTADITNSTSVMMTSVSGNVRAIGYISLGSLNDSVKALNVDGAEATAENIKNGTYKVSRPFNIVTKDNVSEVTGDFIKFIQSQEGQKVVEDNHYISEANTGNYAGTKPSGKIVVSGSSSVTPVMEKLKEAYSDLNPNAEIEIQQSDSTTGVTNALSGVCDIGMASRELKDSEKEKGASATVIALDGIAVIVNNENPLNNITSEQVKQIYTGETTGWDDIH; from the coding sequence ATGAAAATTAAAAGAGGGTTTATCTTAGCGGCGGCTGTATCGGTTTTAGTGTTGGGATGTATGGCTTTAACTTCATGCGGTTCTGATACCGCCGGCAAAGGCGGAAATATTACGGTTATTTCAAGAGAAGACGGTTCGGGAACAAGAGGAGCGTTTATTGAACTTTTTGGAATAGAGGAGATAACTAACGGTGAAAAGATGGACATGACTGTGGATACAGCGGATATAACAAACAGCACCTCTGTAATGATGACAAGTGTATCAGGCAATGTGAGAGCAATAGGTTATATTTCGCTGGGTTCGCTTAATGACAGCGTTAAAGCGCTGAACGTGGACGGCGCTGAAGCGACGGCTGAAAATATAAAGAACGGCACGTATAAGGTTTCACGTCCATTTAATATAGTGACAAAAGATAACGTTTCGGAAGTGACAGGAGACTTTATAAAGTTTATCCAGAGCCAAGAAGGACAAAAAGTGGTTGAAGACAATCATTATATTTCGGAAGCGAACACCGGAAATTATGCGGGTACAAAACCGTCAGGCAAAATTGTCGTATCGGGATCATCTTCAGTTACGCCGGTTATGGAAAAGTTGAAGGAAGCATATTCCGATTTAAATCCAAACGCTGAAATTGAAATACAGCAGAGTGACTCAACAACAGGAGTGACCAACGCTTTGTCAGGAGTATGTGACATTGGAATGGCAAGCCGTGAGCTGAAGGACAGCGAAAAGGAAAAGGGCGCAAGTGCTACGGTAATAGCCCTGGACGGTATAGCGGTTATAGTTAACAATGAAAATCCTTTAAATAATATTACATCGGAGCAGGTTAAACAGATTTATACCGGAGAGACAACCGGTTGGGATGATATTCATTAA
- the mreB gene encoding rod shape-determining protein yields the protein MMFGQDIGIDLGTSTVLVYVKGRGIIDREPCVVAVDSGTDRIIAVGAEAQKMLGRTPGNIIAVKPLKDGVISDYSTAERMLKHFVQKSSGHSFIGAFIKPRMVVSVPSNITEVEERAVIDAGIQAGAGRVSLVEEPLAAALGVGINVEEAKGNVVVDIGGGTCDIAVISLGGIVISSSIKTAGDSFDDAIIRYIRKKYNVLIGERTAEQLKIKIGCVYKRDKLLAMEARGRSLVSGLPKTIQVSSDEILDALKESAGAIVDAIRTLLEKTPPELIGDICRNGIVLTGGCSKIYGITNLIWRELNMKAKVADDPETCVVTGLGKAMDHPELLKRK from the coding sequence ATTATGTTTGGGCAGGATATTGGAATAGATTTAGGAACGTCTACCGTTCTTGTTTATGTGAAAGGCAGAGGAATAATAGACCGGGAGCCATGCGTTGTGGCGGTGGACTCCGGCACGGACAGAATAATAGCGGTCGGTGCTGAAGCTCAAAAAATGCTGGGCCGCACACCCGGAAACATCATAGCGGTAAAACCTCTTAAAGACGGTGTTATTTCTGACTATTCGACAGCTGAAAGAATGCTCAAGCATTTTGTTCAAAAATCGTCGGGACACAGTTTTATCGGAGCGTTTATAAAACCGAGAATGGTTGTCAGCGTCCCAAGCAATATAACGGAGGTTGAAGAACGCGCCGTTATTGACGCCGGAATTCAGGCAGGCGCCGGAAGGGTCAGCCTGGTTGAGGAGCCTTTGGCGGCAGCTTTGGGAGTTGGGATAAACGTTGAGGAAGCAAAAGGAAACGTTGTCGTGGATATAGGCGGCGGAACCTGCGATATTGCCGTTATATCTCTCGGCGGAATAGTGATAAGCAGTTCTATTAAAACAGCCGGAGACAGTTTTGACGACGCTATCATAAGATATATCAGGAAAAAATATAACGTTCTGATAGGTGAAAGAACTGCGGAACAATTAAAGATAAAAATCGGCTGCGTCTATAAAAGGGACAAGCTTTTAGCAATGGAAGCACGCGGAAGAAGTTTGGTTTCAGGTCTGCCAAAGACAATTCAGGTCTCAAGCGATGAAATTTTAGACGCGCTTAAGGAATCCGCCGGAGCTATAGTTGACGCCATCAGAACGCTTCTTGAAAAAACTCCGCCTGAACTTATCGGTGATATTTGCAGAAACGGTATTGTACTCACAGGCGGATGCTCTAAAATTTACGGTATTACCAACCTTATCTGGCGTGAGCTCAATATGAAGGCCAAAGTCGCAGACGACCCTGAAACCTGCGTTGTAACCGGCCTCGGAAAAGCCATGGATCACCCGGAGCTGTTAAAACGAAAATAA
- a CDS encoding HU family DNA-binding protein, protein MNKQELLSAMAEKSGLTKKDSEAALAAFIETVQDTLKKGEKVQLIGFGSFEVRDRAARTGKNPLTGEEMNIPAAKVPAFKAGRALKDLVNNK, encoded by the coding sequence ATGAATAAGCAAGAATTACTTTCAGCTATGGCTGAAAAATCAGGTTTGACAAAGAAGGATTCAGAGGCAGCACTCGCAGCTTTTATTGAAACAGTTCAGGATACTCTCAAGAAGGGTGAAAAAGTTCAGTTAATCGGATTTGGAAGCTTTGAAGTTAGAGACAGAGCTGCCAGAACAGGAAAGAACCCTCTCACAGGTGAAGAAATGAATATTCCTGCTGCAAAGGTTCCGGCTTTTAAGGCTGGCCGTGCTTTAAAGGATCTTGTTAACAACAAGTAA
- a CDS encoding IMP dehydrogenase yields the protein MAYYYKEPSHTFSEYLLVPGYSDSNCIPGNVSLKTPLVKYKKGEEPALSMNTPLVSAIMQSVSGVDMAIALAREGGVSFIYGSQPIEKQAEMIRKVKAYKAGFVESDSNISPDKTLADILALKAERGHSTIAVTEDGTQNGKLVGIVTSRDYRVSRMSPDEKISTFMTPFDKLITAPEGTTLKEANDILWEHKLNSLPIVNDDGRLVAFVFRKDYEQHKENPLELLDSHKRYVVGAGINTRDYEERVPALVEAGVDILCIDSSEGYTEWQSRVIKFIREKYGDTVKVGAGNIVDREGFRFLAEAGADFIKIGIGGGSICITRETKGIGRGQATSVIEVAEARDEYFKETGVYIPICSDGGIVLDYHITLALAMGCDFCMLGRYFARFDESPTNKVMVNGSYMKEYWGEGSARARNWQRYDLGGAAKLSFVEGVDCYVPYAGSLHDNLTTTLSKVRSTMCNCGATSISEFQNKAKLTLVSSVSIIEGGAHDVVVKDNVNHE from the coding sequence ATGGCTTATTATTACAAAGAACCATCTCACACATTCAGTGAATACTTGCTTGTACCGGGTTACTCTGATTCTAACTGCATTCCCGGCAACGTCTCTTTAAAAACACCGCTCGTTAAATATAAAAAAGGTGAGGAACCCGCATTATCTATGAACACTCCGCTTGTGTCCGCCATAATGCAGTCGGTTTCAGGCGTTGATATGGCTATTGCCCTCGCAAGAGAGGGAGGCGTATCCTTTATTTACGGCTCACAGCCTATAGAAAAGCAGGCTGAAATGATTAGGAAAGTTAAAGCATACAAGGCCGGTTTTGTTGAGTCAGACTCAAATATAAGCCCGGACAAGACCTTAGCCGATATTCTTGCATTAAAGGCTGAAAGAGGCCACTCCACAATAGCTGTCACAGAAGACGGAACACAAAACGGCAAGCTTGTGGGTATAGTAACCAGCCGTGATTACAGGGTCAGCCGTATGTCGCCTGATGAAAAAATCTCAACTTTTATGACCCCGTTTGACAAGCTCATCACAGCTCCTGAGGGCACAACTCTAAAAGAAGCCAACGACATATTATGGGAACATAAGCTCAATTCACTGCCCATTGTTAACGATGACGGAAGACTGGTGGCATTTGTATTCCGAAAGGATTACGAACAGCACAAAGAGAATCCTCTTGAACTGCTTGATTCACATAAGAGATACGTGGTTGGAGCAGGTATAAACACAAGAGATTACGAGGAGCGTGTGCCGGCTCTCGTAGAGGCAGGGGTAGACATTCTCTGCATAGATTCCAGTGAGGGTTATACTGAATGGCAGTCGAGAGTTATAAAATTTATACGTGAAAAATACGGCGACACAGTCAAAGTCGGAGCCGGCAATATAGTAGACAGAGAAGGCTTTAGATTCTTAGCTGAGGCGGGCGCAGACTTTATAAAGATAGGAATAGGCGGCGGAAGTATTTGTATCACCCGTGAAACCAAAGGTATAGGACGGGGACAGGCTACTTCTGTCATAGAGGTAGCAGAGGCAAGAGACGAATATTTCAAAGAAACCGGAGTATATATTCCGATATGTTCTGACGGCGGTATTGTTCTTGACTATCATATAACATTAGCGCTCGCTATGGGATGTGACTTCTGTATGCTAGGCAGATACTTTGCCAGATTTGACGAAAGCCCGACCAATAAAGTTATGGTCAACGGCAGTTACATGAAGGAATACTGGGGTGAGGGAAGCGCAAGAGCGAGAAACTGGCAGAGGTACGACCTCGGCGGCGCGGCAAAGCTCTCATTTGTAGAGGGAGTGGACTGTTATGTTCCATATGCCGGCTCACTGCACGATAATCTAACAACCACCCTGAGCAAGGTTCGCTCTACCATGTGCAACTGCGGAGCGACCAGCATTTCTGAATTCCAGAATAAAGCAAAGCTGACTTTGGTAAGCAGTGTATCGATTATTGAGGGCGGAGCCCATGACGTTGTAGTGAAGGATAATGTAAATCATGAGTAA
- a CDS encoding helix-turn-helix transcriptional regulator produces the protein MDENFICKRIAKLRTQEDISARELSITLGQSEGYINTIENGKSLPSLSMLLNICEYFQITPQEFFCEDVEYPKLLHDLISECKSLKSEYIESMLTLAKGLKE, from the coding sequence ATGGATGAAAATTTTATATGTAAAAGAATTGCAAAGTTAAGAACTCAAGAGGATATTTCCGCACGAGAATTAAGCATAACATTAGGACAATCAGAAGGATATATAAATACAATAGAGAATGGAAAATCCTTACCATCGTTAAGTATGTTATTAAATATATGCGAATACTTTCAAATAACACCACAAGAATTTTTTTGTGAAGATGTTGAATACCCTAAACTTTTGCATGATTTAATATCTGAATGTAAAAGCTTAAAAAGTGAATATATAGAAAGTATGTTAACACTAGCAAAAGGTTTGAAAGAATAA
- a CDS encoding helix-turn-helix domain-containing protein, which yields MIKIYTQFIRERIAKLRTQENISARELGFRLGQSGGYINSIENGNSLPSLRGFLNICEYFQITPHEFFNEDIEYPKILHDIMSGCSDLDKETLDSILVLINKINK from the coding sequence GTGATTAAAATATATACACAATTTATACGTGAAAGAATTGCAAAGTTAAGAACACAAGAAAATATTTCTGCACGAGAACTAGGATTTAGGCTTGGGCAATCAGGCGGATATATTAATTCAATTGAAAATGGTAACTCTCTTCCTTCATTAAGAGGATTTTTAAATATATGTGAATACTTTCAAATAACACCACATGAGTTTTTTAATGAAGATATAGAGTATCCCAAAATCTTACATGACATAATGAGTGGATGTTCTGATTTAGATAAAGAAACATTGGATAGTATACTTGTTCTAATAAATAAAATAAACAAATAG
- a CDS encoding SLOG family protein: MSEKSCCFCGHRFVFQNINDKVREIITDLVENKGVTVFYTGHMGDFDELCESIVRNLKSCHRNIKIYWVIPYYMKRINANKEQYSILFDEIISPDFGDVHYKQAIKMRNQWLVDNSDIIICYVKQDGGAYKTKKYAEKTNIQIINCV, translated from the coding sequence ATGAGTGAAAAATCCTGTTGTTTCTGTGGTCATAGATTTGTTTTTCAAAACATTAATGATAAGGTAAGAGAGATAATTACAGATTTAGTAGAAAATAAAGGGGTAACTGTTTTTTATACCGGTCATATGGGAGATTTTGATGAACTTTGTGAAAGTATAGTAAGAAATTTAAAAAGTTGTCATAGAAATATTAAAATATATTGGGTAATTCCTTATTATATGAAACGAATAAACGCTAATAAGGAACAATACTCCATATTGTTTGACGAAATTATTTCACCCGATTTCGGGGATGTTCATTATAAACAAGCGATAAAAATGCGAAATCAATGGCTTGTCGATAATTCAGATATAATTATTTGTTATGTAAAACAAGATGGAGGCGCATATAAAACAAAAAAATATGCTGAAAAAACAAATATACAAATAATTAACTGCGTTTAA